In one window of Porites lutea chromosome 8, jaPorLute2.1, whole genome shotgun sequence DNA:
- the LOC140945512 gene encoding uncharacterized protein — MYGGPRNPNSSPFQGRSRPLPQNFRPRFENPGFPPQPHPNAYWDFRPRQPYPPSIHLQRPFGMITHPQEPGGTFQPREWQMSVPRRGFPPAGNHDQQRTRGRGGHRRNQDSSGIEAYYRHSMVEDPWKELEEQYIRKNQQA, encoded by the exons ATGTATGGTGGTCCTCGTAACCCAAATTCGTCGCCATTTCAAGGCCGTTCGAGACCTCTTCCTCAAAATTTCCGACCACGGTTTGAAAACCCAGGATTTCCACCACAACCACATCCTAATGCTTATTGGGACTTCCGTCCAAGACAACCTTATCCTCCTTCAATACATTTGCAGAGGCCTTTTGGCATGATAACTCATCCGCAGGAGCCAGGGGGAACATTCCAGCCCAGGGAATGGCAAATGTCTGTGCCAAGACGAGGTTTTCCACCCGCTGGAAATCACGATCAACAGAGAACTAGG GGTAGAGGAGGCCACAGGAGAAATCAAGATTCATCAGGAATTGAGGCTTACTACAGGCATTCAATGGTCGAAGATCCTTGGAAAGAGCTAGAAGAACAGTACATAAGAAAAAATCAACAAGCCTAA